The window TTTCCCGAAAAATCCACCCGGTCCGCAGCGACATTGGTGGACGCGACTCCATCGACCCGGGCGTCCCAATCAACTGCAAACGGTTCGAGCGCCTTCCACCACGTCCGCGCACCGCCGGTGTTTGGCGGAGTCTCGGGCGTCACGCGGGCCGCACGGCCATTGATCAGAAAACTCCGGGCCCCGCCCCAGCGGGAGCGCGGCCCTTCCGCCGTCCATTGCCAGTCAATCTGTCGGGGCAGAATGCCGTCCGGGGAGTGGATCACCTGCACGGTGAAGCGATTTGTTTTCGATTGCAACCATTCCGACTCGAAGGCGCCCGAATCGAGTGTGAGTTCCGTCCTCAAAGGACCCGTGCCGTCCTGTGACCGGTCTGTCCGGCCTGTGAAGCGTGCGTGTGGCACGTTACCCCAGGGCGTGTCGACGCCAACCAATTCGCAGTCAAGCGATGCGTTCGCAGGCAGAGGATTGGTGACGGCCTGCGCCCACCGGACGTAAAGCCGGCCAAGTTGCGCCTGCCCCCACGGTGTGCGTGCATTGTTCATTTGCAGCTTCAATTCGGACTGACCCACTCCGTTACTGCCGGATGGGTGGTTGAGTTCGGCAATCAGCAGCAGTTTTTCCAGCCTGCCCCATGCGGTGTCCGCGCCGAGCGCGGTCAAGTAAAGGTCGGCGCTGATCCCGGCCGGCATGCGCGCATCTCCACGCACCTCCAAAAGGATTTCCGGCGTGCGGCTGAATCTCATCTGACGCGCTATTTTCGCCACCTCGCGCAGCCGTGTCTGCCACAACCCGGGCGGCTGATTCGTCGTCGGTTGGAACCGCCAGTTGCGGACTGCCGACGCGTTCGTCAGCGTGCCGGAGAGATGGATCCTGGCGCCGAGGCAAAGCGCTTGAAAATGTTCCAATCTCCACCGGTCGTCGGGAAGCAGCCGGAGTTCGGTCGCGATATCGTCCAGGACGATCGGTTCCGCGGTCTCGTTGGTGGAGAGGAGGGGCAGGACGAGCCGGCCGTCGTGAAAGACGAGTGAACTGACCTGGAAACGCAACGCGTGCAGCGCGGCGCGGTCGAACTTAAGGTCCGCTTCGCCAATGGAAAGTTGTGGTCCGGCAGGGTCGTCCGCGCGTCCAAGACGAATGTTTTCGGCGACGAGGCCGTGGTACCAGCGCAGGCGCAACCGGGTGAAACGGAGATCCACGCCCCGTGCGCGCAACTCGGAAACCAGACGCGTTTTGAGAAACTCGGGAAGGCCGACCAGATTGAGGTAAGTCAAACCGCCAAGGAGCAGGAAAAGGAAGAACAACAGGCAGACGCGGCACCGGCGAAAATAGAGTCGAAACCGTCGACAGAATCCTTGCTGGGCGCTCGGCGGCATATCACGGGACGGCACCCGCAGATGCGACCAGGCTACGAACCACTTCGTTATAGGCGTCGTAGATTTTGAACGGGCATTCGAACACCGTCCGTTCGCCTTCAAGGTCCACCAGAGCGTACGGGCCGCCCGAGAGGGATTGACTGCCGAATTCAAGCGTAAATGTGCGTAGCTTCTCGCCATTATTGACGTCGATCGACAGTTTGTGCGGTGGATTCGTGAATCCGTATCGGGCGACATCCCGAGAGCCCTGAGCGATCCAGGCGTTCGACCACAACTGGCCAAAGCGGTACACCGCCTCCTCAAGCGCGAACGGGTTCACGATGCCCTGGAAGCCTTCCGTGAACTTCCAGCTGCCCTTGTGATCGCGCTGCAGTTTGTAGGTCCTTCCCTTGAACTCGATTGTCACGCCCGTCACCTGGTTCGTCGTAAAATTCCAGATGCGCCGGTCGCGCAACTCGAATGCGGCCTTGGGCAGCGACAGCGCGTCTTCGAGGCGCATTGCGTACACGGAATTCTCGTCGCTGCGGCGCACGTAAATCTTGTCAGCCTGGTTGGTGCCAAAATCAATCTCGGCAATCAATTGATTCGTGCCGCCCGCCGCCGCGCCTTTCAAGACGTACTGTGATTTGGACGGCGAAAGTCCGTACGTCGGCAGGTCCTCGGGCGTCACAACTTCCTTCGCCAAATCGACGACCTCCAGCGAGTTCAGGCGGCTCAACAATCCTTGCACCAGAGAGGTGTCAGCGGGGGCGGTGAGCGGTTCGACGATCCGCCAGGCGCCATTGGTCTGTTTCTGGACCGCGAATACCTCGGCGGCGTGGGCCTCAATTCGTTCCACCGCCGACGGCGCGAATTCGATCAACCGTTTGTCCAGAAAATCCGTGTACGGGACGCGCAATTCATCCACCAGTGATTTTGGAACAGTCACGATCATTGGATAGTTGGAGCGCCGCGCATACACCTGTGTGGAACCGTTCGTTGGACTTTTGCCGAATTCAACCGTAAGAACGTTGTTGGTCCCCTGGCCGAATACCAGCGCCACTTCGGGGGTCTGCAGCCCGTAGGGATCAAGGTCGCCGGGCGTGTCGCTGACAAACCGGCCGACGGGTGTGTTTTGCAGTTTCTGGAGCAGTTGTTGGAGCAAGCTGTTGTCCGCCCGCGCCGGACGCGGGTCGGCCAGGCTCCACAGGAGATTCGTCGGATTGCGCTCGACGCTGAACTCACGCGTGCCCGCGCGTACGCGGATCCGGTCGAATTTCAGCCCGGACAAATGCAGAAAGGTCGGATCACGCCAGTCGGTATCGGACAACGGGAGACGATCGAGCAATGCCGACTCCGTCACGAGGACGCCGTCTGATCCCACCTGTTTCAGATAAAGCGTTTCCCCTATCGGCGTCTTCGCGCCGAGGAGGAGACGCAGTTTTTTCTGACCGAACTGGACCGTCAGCGTCACCTGCGGTTCCTCCAGCCCGAACGCCGCCATGCCGCCGGGCTGGGCGAGCAGTTCTCCGGAGGAGATATAAGCGCGCCGGGTCAACGAGTTGAACAGTCCGAGCCAGTTTTCGATGGCGGTCGTCTGCGCCGGGTAAGCCGGCCTTGTCAGCCGCCACTGATCGTTGGTTCGCTCGACGCGGATGACGCTGTTCGAGCGGAGAATCTCCACACTGGTGACCTTGATAGGATCAAAATTGGGGAACAGTTTCGTCGCGCGCGCCGCCTGCTGTTCGCTGTCGAGAGTATGCCGCTCGAAGAAAAGGATATATGCGAAGACGCCCAGCGCCACGGTTATCAGATAAAGGGTGCCTTTGGAATTCATGGTTGGTGTTCCAGTGTGTCCATCAGCGGCGTCGACGCACCCATACGAGCAATCCGAGCGCCAGCACGCCGCCGGGCAGACCGCCCAGCAAGATCCACCTTGCCGCCGCCATCTGGTGCTGGGTCATGGAGATTTTATATTCGCGTACCGGGCGCGGTCCAATGGCCAGCAGCTGTGAACGATCCAGCAACCAGCTGACCGCCAGGTTTGCAAAATCGCGATTGGCCTCCGACTCGATGGGCGCGTTGGCCAGCATTAATGAATCACCGACGACCACGATGCGCGTGGATCCGTGGTCGGCGGCGACACCTGGGATGGTGCCCTTTTCCACGGCTACCATCAGCGGAATGACGGTGTTGGTCACGCTGCGTACCTCCTTCCCTAGCCCGCTCGTAAAGGCCAATTCCACGACTTTGGCCGTGTCCGATGTGCGCGAAGAACCCGGTAACTGCCGCACGGCATGAGGCAGCACCATCGCGAGTCGCGAACCCACCAACGGCCGGACGATGGGATGCTGGCCGAAGCTGTCCACATAGAGCACCTGGGTCTGGCCGGCCTTCGCCTGCGATTCGTCGGTGACGAGCCGGTCGCCGACTTCGACGCCCCAATTGAGCAGAATCCCTTCCAGCCCGCTTTTGACGCCGGTGATGCCCGGATTCAAAAGAAGGATGAAGGCCCGTCCGCCGTGGCGCAGATAGCTGTCGATTTTCTCCAGCTCCGACTCGGGCAACGGCCGACGCGGGCCGGCAACGATGAGCAGCTGGCAGTCGCGAGGCACGTCGTTGGTTAGCAGAGACAGAGTCTCCGTGGAAATGTTCTTGTCCTGCAAAACCCTGGCGAATTTGAAATACCCATTGATGTCGTCCTCGCTGTCGGGTGGGTGTTCGCCGTGCCCGACCAGAAAGTAGGCTTTGAACGGCCTGGCGTCCGTGATGCCAACGATGGCCGAGGTGAACATCTGCTCGCCTTTGAACGCCGTGCGGCGGGCTTCCTTGCCCGTGAAGATGCCGGACAGGTCGTAATCCGACATCTCTTTTTCATAAACGATCTTGACCTTGCCGTTGCTGTCGAAGATGACAAAATTCTCATCCGCCGAGGAACCGAGCCTGTATTGCGTCCTGATGAGTTCGCCGCGGCCGGATGCGTTGAGGTAGTCCACGAATTCCACTTTGAGTTTCGAACAGGCCAGCCCGTACTCATTAATCAGTCCCTTGACAGAACTGAACAGCGAGCTGTGGGGATCAAAAAAGACGATGATCTTCACCTGGTTTGTGAGCGAGTCGAGCCACTGGAGCGTCATGGGCGACAGTTGGTACCGCTCGTCGGTCATCCACTGGTAACGCTTGAAATGACGGCTCGCCAGGTAATTCACCATCAGCACCAGCGCCAGCAGCGCCGCGCACGAAGCGAACACGTTCAGGGCGATGACCCATTTTCTTCCGGCGGAAAAGCTCGCCTTATGAGGTGAAGGGTTTGCCATGTCACTTCCAACGGCGACTTTCAACCACCTTGAATGTCAGAAACAAAAAAAACGCGGTCAGGCTCAGGTAAAAAACGATGTGCCTCGTGTCCACGATTCCCCGGGCAAAATCCTCCATGTGTTCGCTCAGCGAGATGTACGAGAATACCTTCCCCGCCCAGTCCGACGACGGCGTCGGGACCAGCGATCGCAAGCTCAACACGAACAACCCCAGGCCCATCACCAGGCTGTTCATCGCCGCGATGATCTGACTCCGCGTCAGTGCCGACGCGAAACAACCCATGGACATGTAAAGACAGCCGATCAGCGTGATTCCAAGAAACGTGCTCGCCGTCGTCCAGGGATCGAGAACGGTCGGCTCGCGAGTGAAATACCGCACGACCGCGATGCAGCCAACCAACGGCAGCCACGTCAGAATATAGAACAGCAACGTGCCCGTAAACTTGGCCAGCACGACCTGCAGATCACTCACCGGTGTCGTCATTAACGTCTCGTATGTGCCCGTTCCCTTTTCGAAGGCGAAGGAACGCATCGTAATCACGGGCGTAATCAGCAGCAGAATCAGCCAGAAGTAAAATGTGCTGTAGAACAAGACCGTCAAAGGCTCCACCACGCCGCGGGGATCGTCGTTGAGCGAAGACAGCATCCCGGTGAAGCTCAAGCCAAGCAGCAGCAGGACCGACGCGATGACCGCGTAGCCGGTGAGTGACGCAAAGAAAACCCCAAGTTCGCGCCGGACCATGGTGAGATACACCCGCATCAGCGTGCCTCCTCGTCGCGGTCGGACCGCGTGATGTGGACGAAAATGTCCTCGAGCGAATGTTGCGCGCGGCTGAGTTCGCGCAGGGTCCAGCCGCGCACCCGCACTTGTTCAAACACAAGTGGCCGCAGGTCCAGTCCCGCGCGCGGCGTCAACGCGCAACGCAAATATTCCCCTTCCGCCGGAGCGATGTCGAAGTACTCGACCTCACCCATCTGTTCCCAGCAGGCGCGCAGGTCGGTCACCGGGGCCGCGATTTCCGCAATCACCTGTCCGCCGTCGCTCATGATGTTTTGCAGGTTTTGCGGCGTGTCGGCGGCCAGAATTTTTCCCTGGTGCATGATCAGTACCCGGTTGCACGTCATTTCCACCTCCGACAGGATATGCGTCGAGATCAGCACCGTGTGATTGCGCGCCAGATCTTTGATGAGATGCCGGACCGAACGAATCTGGTGCGGATCCAGTCCGATTGTCGGCTCGTCCAGAATGATCAGCTCCGGCTCGTGCACGAGCGCATCGGCGAGACCGACGCGCTGACGGTAGCCTTTGGACAAGTGCCCGACGATCTTCCGCCCCACGTCGGTCAGACCGCACTGTTGCATCACAACGTCAACGCGTTCGCGGCTGCGCCGGATGCCAAGGCCTTTCAACCGGGCGCGGAACTTGAGGTATTCGCGCACCCGCATGTCGAGATGCAAAGGGTTGTTTTCCGGCATGTAACCGATGCGCCGTCGGACGTCGTCAGCCTCGCTGAAAACATCGAAGCCCGCAACGCGCGCGGAACCGGAAGTTGCGGGCATGAAGCACGAAAGCACGCGCATCGTTGTGCTCTTGCCCGCACCGTTGGGTCCCAGAAAGCCGACGATCTCGCCGCGACCAACCGAGAAGGTCAGACCGTCCACCGCCGTGTGACCGGCGTAGCGCTTGGTCAGGTTTTCGACCTCGATGATCAAGCCGTTGTTCATGGGTACGGAGCGGAGTCTATCCAACAAGGACGGATTCGGGCCATGAAAAAGTCACTCAACGGACGCGAAGTGTGACGGAACCTTGCCGCGTTTGAACGTAAGCGCCGCGTTGCCGCCGCGCGACGACGCTCAACGCAACGCGTTCGTCCCGTTTTTTTCCCATCAACGCGCTGGCCGCGGAAAGCAGGTCCGTGGTGGCCCGTCCGTCAATGGCGGTGATCAGATAACCACGTTGCAACTCGGCCCGCGCGGCGGGTCCGCCCTGTTCGACGTCGGCCACCAGCAGCCCTTCCCCGCGGTGGAAACCGAAACTTTCCGCCAGTTCATCTTTGTCCAGTTCCTGAACGGACGCGCCAAGTTTCTGGCGGACCAATTGAGACAGCGGAACCATTCGCACCCTGATGTCCTTCCGTTCACCGTTCCGGCGGACGGCAAGGATTGCTTCATGATCCGAGCTAGCGCTGATAAGCTCGATGCATTGGATGAAACTCCCGGGAGTCCGGCCGTTGACCTGTGTGATCTCGTCGCCCTTCTGCAATCCGGCTTTTGCGGCGGGACTCCCCGGTTCCACATCGGTCACCGCCAGCGGACAGACGCCGGACTTGATGCCCGCGCCGAACCACACAGACCGGATCACCTCAGGAATGAAAATCTCCGAGAGCGCCTCGGCGACCTGTTTGATGGGGATGGCAAAGGCAATGCCTTGTCCCTCGCGGTAAATCGCCACGTTGAGGCCGATCAGGTCACCGCGCAAATCGATGAGCGGTCCGCCGCTGCTGCCGGGGTTGATGGCGGCGTCGGTTTGCAGCCAGTCGGCAACGTCCAGCGTTTCGTCTTCCGCTGACGGGCGCCGGTTCTTCGAACTCAAAATGCCGCGGCTGACTGAGCCGCCCAGACCGAACGGGTTGCCCAGCGCGAGGACCGTTTCACCCAGCAACAAATCGTCGTCTTTGGCAAACTTTACTGCTTTGAATTTTTCACTGTGTTGAGTGACGAGTTTGAGCAACGCCACATCTTTGCCTGTGTTGCCGACGATCGGCTTCGCCTCAAACTCCCGTCCGTCGGCGAGTCTGACCCGGACCTTGCTGGCACGCCGCACGACGTGGAGGTTCGTGAGCACATAGCCATCCTCGTCGATAATGACGCCCGAACCGAGGCTGTACTGGGTGTCGGGCTGCCGTCGTCGGTAGTACGGTCCCCAGAATTCGCGCAGCATCTGGTCGAACGGGTCGCGATACTCCACGACGGTTTCCGTGGCGATGTTCACGACGCACGGCATGACTCGATCCACAGCTTCAACCGCGGCGTCCCGCCGCAGATCCGCCTCTGCGGCAGGCGAAAAAGTCGTGGGCGCCACGTTCACGACGGCGGCGAGCGCCAATGGTGGCACGGCGCGCCGCCAAAATGACCTTGCTTGTTTCACTGTGCTTACAATCAACACGACAGACCGTTCGCGGGTTCGTTCAATCTTCCAAAATCGCATCCGTTGCCGGCCACATGCCTGGATGCCGCGGCGGCGCCGACCTGGAGCAGTCGTGCATGGTGAAGGATTGCGCAGGCAAATCAACCTTGCGGGCCGCGCCGCCCAGCCAAACTAGGTCGGTGATACAAGCCGGACGCGAAGTGTCACTGTTCGCGCCATTGTGTGCGCTTGACTTTGCAAAAGCCACAACCGAAAAGCAATGGCAAGGTGTCCGGCATCGCACCCAACCTATATGAGCAGTGGCGGGCATCCACCCGGGCTGCGCCGGCGCTGCGTGAGGCGGTGGACGCCGCACCGCCAGAACGGTTGCTGCAACACATCTGGCAGCACCAGCGGCTCCGACGCGAGCAACTGAGGACGTTGGACGGCCAGCAAGTTTGTGTTCTTCATCCCGGTTTCTGGAACCACGAAGCCGGCCCTGATTTCCGAAACGCAATTCTGCAATTCGGCACCGCGTCCCCGCACAGCGGCGACATCGAGATTGATTTGCATTCCGCCGGCTGGCGGGCCCACCGCCACGACCGCAACGCCGCCTACCGGAACGTCATCCTCCACGTGGTCTGGGACGCGGAATCGGACGCGCACTGTGCGGTGCCCACCCTTGCGTTGAAACTGCGGCTCGACGCCCCGTTAAATGAATTAAGCGCCTGGTTTGGACACGATGCGGGCGTTCCCGACCTGCTCGCCGGGCGATGCAGTGCCCCGTTGCGTGACCTGTCCATGAACGCGCTTTGCGAACTGCTGCAACAGGCGGCGCGGATTCGATTGCGCCGCAAAGCGTCGGAATTTGCGGCCCGCGCGCGCCAGGTCGGCTGGGAACGGGCGTTGTGGGAAGGTTTGCTTGCCGCGCTCGGTTACAAGCACAACGTCTGGCCGATGCGCCGTGTTGCGGAATTGCTGCCTTTGCTTGCGGCCGGCGATTCGAACAAGCGCGGTGCCGTGCTTTCCCTGCAGGCGCGTTTGCTGGGCGTGAGCGGAATGCTGCCCGCGGAACTGCCCCGCACTCAGAGCGGCGCGGACGACTATCTCCGCCGCATCTGGGATCATTGGTGGCGCGAACGCGGGGAATTCGTGGACGTGACCCTCCCCCGCGCCCTCTGGCGTTTCAACGGACTGCGCCCGGCCAATCATCCGCAGCGCAGGCTGGCGCTGGCCGCACATTGGTTGGTGGAAGAGAATCTGCCGGACAAGCTGGAACGCTGGTTTACAAGCGAGATCAGTGACGGCGGGTTGTCGGGTTCGCTCATGGAGGTTTTCCAGGCCGGACGAGACGACTTCTGGTCATCACACTGGACGCTTCGTTCGGCGCGAATGGCCAAACCACAGCCGTTACTGGGCGCTCACCGGGTTACGGACCTGGCGGTGAACGTGGTCCTTCCATGGTTTTGGACTCGCGCCGAGGCAGGAAGGAATTCAACGCTACAACAGGCGGCCGAACATCGCTACTATTCCTGGCCGGCGTCGGAAGACAACGCCCTGTTGCGTCTGGCGAGGCAGCGTTTGCTGGCGGGCGCGAACGCCCGGGCTCCGTGGACGGCTGCCCGGCAACAGGGTCTGCTGCAAATTGTGCGCGACTTCTGTGACCACTCGAACTCGCTTTGCGAAAACTGCCGTTTTCCGGAATTGGTCCGAAACCTCGACGCCACCGCGGCGGAATGACGGAGCAATGACAACAACCTTTCTGGTCAAGGGCGTGATCGTGGGATTCTCAATTGCCGCGCCGGTTGGACCCATCGGCGTGCTCTGCATCCGCCGCACTTTGACGGAAGGCCGCCTTGCCGGGCTGGCGTCCGGACTCGGCGCGGCCACCGCAGACGCTTTTTACGGCGCCGTGGCAGTTTTCGGATTGACCGCCATTTCAAGCCTCTTCGTCGGCCACCAAATATTGCTTCGACTCGCCGGTGGCCTGTTTCCCTGCTGTCTCGGAGTTAACACGTTCCTCTCCAGGCCGGGCGCGCGGGCCGCGACGCCGGGAAAAGTCAGCCTCGCCGGCGCATATAGTTCAACGCTTGTGCTTACACTGACCAATCCTGTGACGATTCTGCTGTTCGCGGGCGTTTTCGCCGGGCTTGGCGTGGGGAATAGGATGGAAAACCATCTCGGCGCGAGTTTGGTGGTTTCGGGCGTGTTCTTTGGCTCAGCAGCGTGGTGGCTGTTGTTGTGCGGCGGTGTTGCCGTGTTTCGGAACCAGTTCGACACTCAGGGATTGCGCCGTGTGAACCGCGTCTCGGGTGTCGTCATCACCGTTTTTGGATTGA of the Candidatus Angelobacter sp. genome contains:
- a CDS encoding DUF4340 domain-containing protein; its protein translation is MNSKGTLYLITVALGVFAYILFFERHTLDSEQQAARATKLFPNFDPIKVTSVEILRSNSVIRVERTNDQWRLTRPAYPAQTTAIENWLGLFNSLTRRAYISSGELLAQPGGMAAFGLEEPQVTLTVQFGQKKLRLLLGAKTPIGETLYLKQVGSDGVLVTESALLDRLPLSDTDWRDPTFLHLSGLKFDRIRVRAGTREFSVERNPTNLLWSLADPRPARADNSLLQQLLQKLQNTPVGRFVSDTPGDLDPYGLQTPEVALVFGQGTNNVLTVEFGKSPTNGSTQVYARRSNYPMIVTVPKSLVDELRVPYTDFLDKRLIEFAPSAVERIEAHAAEVFAVQKQTNGAWRIVEPLTAPADTSLVQGLLSRLNSLEVVDLAKEVVTPEDLPTYGLSPSKSQYVLKGAAAGGTNQLIAEIDFGTNQADKIYVRRSDENSVYAMRLEDALSLPKAAFELRDRRIWNFTTNQVTGVTIEFKGRTYKLQRDHKGSWKFTEGFQGIVNPFALEEAVYRFGQLWSNAWIAQGSRDVARYGFTNPPHKLSIDVNNGEKLRTFTLEFGSQSLSGGPYALVDLEGERTVFECPFKIYDAYNEVVRSLVASAGAVP
- a CDS encoding GldG family protein, translated to MANPSPHKASFSAGRKWVIALNVFASCAALLALVLMVNYLASRHFKRYQWMTDERYQLSPMTLQWLDSLTNQVKIIVFFDPHSSLFSSVKGLINEYGLACSKLKVEFVDYLNASGRGELIRTQYRLGSSADENFVIFDSNGKVKIVYEKEMSDYDLSGIFTGKEARRTAFKGEQMFTSAIVGITDARPFKAYFLVGHGEHPPDSEDDINGYFKFARVLQDKNISTETLSLLTNDVPRDCQLLIVAGPRRPLPESELEKIDSYLRHGGRAFILLLNPGITGVKSGLEGILLNWGVEVGDRLVTDESQAKAGQTQVLYVDSFGQHPIVRPLVGSRLAMVLPHAVRQLPGSSRTSDTAKVVELAFTSGLGKEVRSVTNTVIPLMVAVEKGTIPGVAADHGSTRIVVVGDSLMLANAPIESEANRDFANLAVSWLLDRSQLLAIGPRPVREYKISMTQHQMAAARWILLGGLPGGVLALGLLVWVRRRR
- a CDS encoding ABC transporter permease; translation: MRVYLTMVRRELGVFFASLTGYAVIASVLLLLGLSFTGMLSSLNDDPRGVVEPLTVLFYSTFYFWLILLLITPVITMRSFAFEKGTGTYETLMTTPVSDLQVVLAKFTGTLLFYILTWLPLVGCIAVVRYFTREPTVLDPWTTASTFLGITLIGCLYMSMGCFASALTRSQIIAAMNSLVMGLGLFVLSLRSLVPTPSSDWAGKVFSYISLSEHMEDFARGIVDTRHIVFYLSLTAFFLFLTFKVVESRRWK
- a CDS encoding ATP-binding cassette domain-containing protein translates to MNNGLIIEVENLTKRYAGHTAVDGLTFSVGRGEIVGFLGPNGAGKSTTMRVLSCFMPATSGSARVAGFDVFSEADDVRRRIGYMPENNPLHLDMRVREYLKFRARLKGLGIRRSRERVDVVMQQCGLTDVGRKIVGHLSKGYRQRVGLADALVHEPELIILDEPTIGLDPHQIRSVRHLIKDLARNHTVLISTHILSEVEMTCNRVLIMHQGKILAADTPQNLQNIMSDGGQVIAEIAAPVTDLRACWEQMGEVEYFDIAPAEGEYLRCALTPRAGLDLRPLVFEQVRVRGWTLRELSRAQHSLEDIFVHITRSDRDEEAR
- a CDS encoding trypsin-like peptidase domain-containing protein, producing the protein MPPLALAAVVNVAPTTFSPAAEADLRRDAAVEAVDRVMPCVVNIATETVVEYRDPFDQMLREFWGPYYRRRQPDTQYSLGSGVIIDEDGYVLTNLHVVRRASKVRVRLADGREFEAKPIVGNTGKDVALLKLVTQHSEKFKAVKFAKDDDLLLGETVLALGNPFGLGGSVSRGILSSKNRRPSAEDETLDVADWLQTDAAINPGSSGGPLIDLRGDLIGLNVAIYREGQGIAFAIPIKQVAEALSEIFIPEVIRSVWFGAGIKSGVCPLAVTDVEPGSPAAKAGLQKGDEITQVNGRTPGSFIQCIELISASSDHEAILAVRRNGERKDIRVRMVPLSQLVRQKLGASVQELDKDELAESFGFHRGEGLLVADVEQGGPAARAELQRGYLITAIDGRATTDLLSAASALMGKKRDERVALSVVARRQRGAYVQTRQGSVTLRVR
- a CDS encoding DUF2851 family protein, which encodes MQKPQPKSNGKVSGIAPNLYEQWRASTRAAPALREAVDAAPPERLLQHIWQHQRLRREQLRTLDGQQVCVLHPGFWNHEAGPDFRNAILQFGTASPHSGDIEIDLHSAGWRAHRHDRNAAYRNVILHVVWDAESDAHCAVPTLALKLRLDAPLNELSAWFGHDAGVPDLLAGRCSAPLRDLSMNALCELLQQAARIRLRRKASEFAARARQVGWERALWEGLLAALGYKHNVWPMRRVAELLPLLAAGDSNKRGAVLSLQARLLGVSGMLPAELPRTQSGADDYLRRIWDHWWRERGEFVDVTLPRALWRFNGLRPANHPQRRLALAAHWLVEENLPDKLERWFTSEISDGGLSGSLMEVFQAGRDDFWSSHWTLRSARMAKPQPLLGAHRVTDLAVNVVLPWFWTRAEAGRNSTLQQAAEHRYYSWPASEDNALLRLARQRLLAGANARAPWTAARQQGLLQIVRDFCDHSNSLCENCRFPELVRNLDATAAE
- a CDS encoding LysE family transporter, whose amino-acid sequence is MTTTFLVKGVIVGFSIAAPVGPIGVLCIRRTLTEGRLAGLASGLGAATADAFYGAVAVFGLTAISSLFVGHQILLRLAGGLFPCCLGVNTFLSRPGARAATPGKVSLAGAYSSTLVLTLTNPVTILLFAGVFAGLGVGNRMENHLGASLVVSGVFFGSAAWWLLLCGGVAVFRNQFDTQGLRRVNRVSGVVITVFGLMAIFSLKQ